A part of Chitinimonas koreensis genomic DNA contains:
- a CDS encoding OmpH family outer membrane protein — MKRLLSLILAAGLAAPALAQDIKVGFVNLDRILRESGPAVKATKKLEKEFANREAELKKLVEQVRARQTELDKGGLTMPETERRNKERELVKLQQDQSRMQREFREDLNARRNEELSGIQERVYNTIQQIAGNEKYDAILQEAVYINPKLDITDKVLKALADK; from the coding sequence GTGAAACGTCTGCTCAGTCTGATTCTTGCCGCCGGCCTGGCTGCGCCCGCGTTGGCGCAGGACATCAAGGTCGGCTTCGTCAATCTCGACCGCATCCTGCGCGAGTCGGGCCCGGCCGTGAAGGCGACCAAGAAGCTGGAGAAGGAATTCGCCAACCGCGAGGCCGAGCTCAAGAAGCTGGTCGAGCAGGTGCGCGCGCGCCAGACCGAGCTGGACAAGGGCGGCCTGACCATGCCCGAGACCGAGCGGCGCAACAAGGAGCGCGAACTGGTCAAGCTGCAGCAGGACCAGTCGCGCATGCAGCGCGAATTCCGCGAGGACCTGAACGCGCGCCGCAACGAGGAGCTGTCGGGCATCCAGGAGCGCGTCTACAACACCATCCAGCAGATCGCCGGCAACGAGAAGTACGACGCGATCCTGCAGGAAGCCGTCTATATCAATCCCAAGCTCGACATCACCGACAAGGTGCTGAAGGCTTTGGCCGACAAGTAA
- the tsf gene encoding translation elongation factor Ts has product MAEITAKMVGELREMTGLGMMECKKALVEANGDIKAAEEILRIKSGNKASKVAGRTAAEGTVAVSVNGKVGALAEVNCETDFVGKDAGFLAFAKAAAEAIATANPASIEALGEVKTASGETVEELRKAIIAKLGENINVRRFQRFETEGQLATYLHGSKIGVVVDYTGGDEQLGKDIAMHIAASKPVCVSKDQVSSELIESERKIYSAQAAESGKPADIVAKMVEGRIAKYLAEVTLLGQPFVKNPDQTVEKLLAEKGAKVNGFTMYVVGEGIEKKVVDFAAEVAAAAKV; this is encoded by the coding sequence ATGGCGGAAATCACCGCAAAGATGGTTGGCGAGCTGCGCGAAATGACCGGCCTGGGCATGATGGAATGCAAGAAGGCCCTGGTCGAAGCCAACGGCGACATCAAGGCTGCCGAAGAAATCCTGCGCATCAAGAGCGGCAACAAGGCGTCCAAGGTGGCCGGCCGTACCGCCGCCGAAGGCACCGTGGCCGTGTCCGTGAACGGCAAGGTCGGCGCGCTGGCCGAAGTGAACTGCGAAACCGACTTCGTCGGCAAGGACGCCGGCTTCCTGGCCTTCGCCAAGGCTGCCGCCGAAGCGATCGCTACCGCCAACCCGGCTTCGATCGAAGCGCTCGGCGAGGTGAAGACCGCTTCGGGCGAAACCGTCGAAGAACTGCGCAAGGCCATCATCGCCAAGCTCGGCGAGAACATCAACGTCCGCCGCTTCCAGCGCTTCGAGACCGAAGGCCAGCTGGCGACCTACCTGCACGGCTCCAAGATCGGCGTGGTGGTCGACTACACCGGCGGCGACGAGCAACTGGGCAAGGACATCGCGATGCACATCGCCGCGTCCAAGCCGGTCTGCGTGTCGAAGGACCAGGTTTCGTCCGAGCTGATCGAATCCGAACGCAAGATCTACTCGGCCCAGGCTGCCGAAAGCGGCAAGCCGGCCGACATCGTCGCCAAGATGGTCGAAGGCCGCATCGCCAAGTACCTGGCCGAAGTCACGCTGCTGGGCCAGCCCTTCGTCAAGAATCCCGACCAGACGGTCGAGAAGCTGCTGGCCGAGAAGGGCGCCAAGGTCAACGGCTTCACCATGTACGTGGTGGGCGAAGGCATTGAAAAGAAGGTCGTCGACTTCGCAGCCGAAGTCGCCGCCGCCGCCAAGGTCTGA
- a CDS encoding phosphatidate cytidylyltransferase, which produces MLKTRVLTALALLPLVLGCLFLAPPWGWGLFAAFALTLGAWEWSRFARFARGEMVVFVLGFVALAAAWLALPLARSWAPLLDLLALLFWPLLVPIWLRRKWSLRHKPLAALVGWLLLLAALAGVTRLHELNHGAWALLSILAIAWVADIAAYFAGRAFGRRKLAPTISPGKSWEGVYGALLAVAVYVAALHYAGAPIFAAIPLWLALPLAWALTAVSVIGDLFESLLKRQAGLKDSSNLLPGHGGVLDRIDSLLALIPVSTALLFGYAMLSLA; this is translated from the coding sequence ATGCTGAAGACCCGCGTGCTGACCGCGCTGGCGCTGCTGCCGCTGGTGCTCGGCTGCCTGTTCCTGGCGCCGCCGTGGGGCTGGGGCCTGTTCGCCGCCTTCGCACTGACGCTCGGTGCCTGGGAGTGGAGTCGCTTCGCCCGCTTCGCCCGCGGCGAGATGGTGGTGTTCGTGCTCGGCTTCGTCGCGCTGGCCGCAGCCTGGCTGGCCTTGCCGCTGGCGCGCAGCTGGGCGCCGCTGCTCGACCTGCTGGCGCTGCTGTTCTGGCCGCTGCTGGTGCCGATCTGGCTGCGACGCAAGTGGAGCCTGCGCCACAAGCCGCTGGCCGCCCTGGTCGGCTGGCTGCTGCTGCTGGCCGCGCTGGCTGGCGTCACCCGGCTGCACGAACTCAATCACGGTGCCTGGGCGCTGCTGTCGATCCTGGCCATCGCCTGGGTAGCCGACATCGCTGCTTATTTCGCCGGCCGCGCCTTCGGCCGCCGCAAGCTGGCGCCGACCATCAGCCCCGGCAAGAGCTGGGAGGGCGTCTATGGCGCGCTGCTGGCGGTCGCCGTCTACGTCGCCGCGCTGCATTACGCCGGCGCGCCGATCTTCGCCGCGATCCCGCTGTGGCTCGCGCTGCCTCTGGCCTGGGCACTGACCGCGGTCAGCGTGATCGGCGACCTGTTCGAATCGCTGCTCAAGCGCCAGGCCGGCCTCAAGGACAGCAGCAATCTGCTGCCGGGCCACGGCGGCGTGCTCGACCGCATCGACAGCCTGCTGGCGCTGATCCCGGTCTCGACCGCGCTGCTGTTCGGCTACGCCATGCTGAGCCTGGCCTGA
- the rseP gene encoding RIP metalloprotease RseP: MSLLITLLAFIVAIGVLVSIHEYGHYWVARRCGIKVLTFSIGFGKPLLKWQRGETQWQLAAIPLGGYVKMLDEREDPVAPEELHRAFNRQPPLKRMAVVVAGPLANFLLAIVIYWAIFMGGVQVMAPRIGAVTPDSLAGHAGFVAGDVVTRIDGRDIESWADVQLALIDRAAARVRSSVTVERPGGGEIDRILDFTDIDKDAIDGSLTSRIGMSVVAYRVDEPPAAGSPAQLGGMRVGDRPLAVEGRPTPDWPAFAAAVRARPGLVTRITVARGAQTLALTLTPEAVEEGGRRIGRIGAAGGPEPASLAGLRRDVAYGPVQALGKALGQTWDTSALSLKMLWRMVSGNVSFKQLSGPVAIADYAGQSARLGWVAYLQYLCLISISLGVLNLLPVPVLDGGHLMYYSAELLRGRPVSERVMELGQRVGVGLLAALMVVALYNDVTRLLTG, encoded by the coding sequence ATGTCGCTGCTGATCACCTTGCTTGCCTTCATCGTCGCCATCGGCGTCCTGGTCTCGATCCACGAGTACGGCCACTACTGGGTCGCGCGCCGCTGCGGCATCAAGGTGCTGACCTTCTCGATCGGCTTCGGCAAGCCGCTGCTCAAGTGGCAGCGCGGCGAGACGCAATGGCAGCTGGCGGCGATCCCGCTCGGCGGCTACGTCAAGATGCTCGACGAACGCGAAGACCCGGTCGCGCCGGAAGAGCTGCACCGCGCCTTCAACCGCCAGCCGCCGCTCAAGCGCATGGCGGTGGTGGTGGCCGGCCCGCTGGCCAACTTCCTGCTGGCCATCGTGATCTACTGGGCGATCTTCATGGGCGGCGTGCAGGTGATGGCGCCGCGCATCGGCGCGGTGACGCCCGATTCGCTGGCCGGCCATGCCGGTTTCGTCGCCGGCGACGTGGTGACCCGCATCGACGGCCGCGATATCGAGAGCTGGGCCGACGTCCAGCTGGCGCTGATCGACCGCGCCGCGGCGCGCGTGCGCAGCAGCGTCACGGTCGAGCGGCCCGGCGGCGGCGAGATCGATCGCATCCTCGACTTCACCGACATCGACAAGGATGCGATCGACGGCTCGCTGACCTCGCGCATCGGCATGTCGGTGGTGGCCTACCGGGTCGACGAGCCGCCGGCCGCCGGCAGTCCGGCGCAGCTCGGCGGCATGCGGGTCGGCGACCGCCCGCTGGCGGTCGAAGGCAGGCCGACGCCCGACTGGCCGGCGTTCGCCGCCGCCGTGCGCGCCCGGCCCGGTCTCGTCACCCGCATCACCGTGGCGCGCGGCGCGCAGACCTTGGCGCTGACGCTGACGCCCGAGGCGGTGGAGGAGGGCGGCCGCCGCATCGGCCGCATCGGCGCGGCCGGCGGGCCCGAGCCGGCCTCGCTGGCCGGCCTGCGCCGCGATGTCGCCTACGGCCCGGTCCAGGCGCTGGGCAAGGCGCTCGGCCAGACTTGGGACACCTCGGCGCTGTCGCTCAAGATGCTGTGGCGCATGGTCAGCGGCAACGTCTCGTTCAAGCAGCTGTCCGGCCCGGTCGCGATCGCCGACTACGCCGGCCAGAGCGCGCGGCTCGGCTGGGTCGCCTACCTGCAGTACCTGTGCCTGATCAGCATCAGCCTCGGCGTGCTCAACCTGCTGCCTGTGCCGGTGCTGGATGGAGGCCATTTGATGTATTATTCGGCCGAACTTTTGAGGGGCCGACCCGTGTCGGAGCGCGTCATGGAACTCGGCCAGCGCGTGGGCGTCGGACTCCTCGCCGCGCTGATGGTCGTCGCCCTGTACAACGACGTCACGCGTCTGCTCACCGGTTAG
- the ispC gene encoding 1-deoxy-D-xylulose-5-phosphate reductoisomerase: MSHIPQNLTVLGSTGSIGVSTLDVAARHPDRYRVLALTANGQVDKLIEQCLLHRPRYAVLAESERLGDLRQGLRDAGLGDVEALAGVEALEMVSALPEVDAVMAAIVGAAGMRPTLAAARAGKRVLLANKETLVMAGRLFMEAAQHGGATLLPIDSEHNAIYQCLPQPFDDAPAQGVRRILLTASGGPFRRFTAEQLEAVTPEQAVKHPNWSMGRKISVDSASLMNKGLEVIEARWLFGLPPERISVVVHPQSVIHSMVEYVDGSVLAQLGNPDMRTPIAYGLAWPERIDAGVAPLDLFQIARLDFEQPDAARFPCLGLAFEALRLAGAAPAVLNAANEVAVAAFLDGRLGFSAIPVLNESVVRAVAADFDADSLDSLIAADAAARRAADDWLGRRDG; the protein is encoded by the coding sequence ATGTCGCATATCCCCCAGAATCTGACCGTCCTCGGTTCCACCGGCAGCATCGGCGTCAGCACCCTCGATGTGGCGGCCCGCCATCCCGACCGCTACCGCGTGCTGGCGCTGACCGCCAACGGCCAGGTCGACAAGCTGATCGAACAGTGCCTGCTGCATCGACCGCGCTACGCGGTGCTGGCCGAGTCCGAGCGGCTCGGCGACCTGCGCCAGGGTCTGCGCGACGCCGGCCTCGGCGACGTCGAAGCGCTGGCCGGTGTCGAGGCGCTGGAGATGGTCTCCGCGCTGCCCGAAGTCGACGCGGTGATGGCCGCCATCGTCGGCGCTGCCGGCATGCGGCCGACGCTGGCCGCCGCGCGTGCCGGCAAGCGCGTGCTGCTGGCCAACAAGGAAACGCTGGTGATGGCCGGCCGGCTGTTCATGGAGGCCGCCCAGCACGGCGGCGCCACGCTGCTGCCGATCGACAGCGAGCACAACGCGATCTACCAGTGCCTGCCGCAGCCGTTCGACGACGCGCCGGCGCAGGGCGTGCGGCGTATCCTGCTGACCGCCTCGGGCGGTCCGTTCCGCCGCTTCACCGCCGAGCAGCTCGAGGCGGTGACGCCCGAGCAGGCGGTCAAGCATCCGAACTGGAGCATGGGCCGCAAGATCTCGGTCGACTCGGCCAGCCTGATGAACAAGGGCCTCGAGGTGATCGAGGCGCGCTGGCTGTTCGGCCTGCCGCCCGAGCGCATCTCGGTGGTGGTGCATCCGCAGAGCGTGATCCACTCGATGGTCGAGTACGTCGACGGCTCGGTGCTGGCCCAGCTCGGCAATCCCGACATGCGCACGCCGATCGCCTACGGCCTGGCCTGGCCCGAACGCATCGACGCCGGCGTCGCGCCGCTCGACCTGTTCCAGATCGCCCGGCTCGATTTCGAGCAGCCCGATGCCGCGCGCTTCCCCTGCCTCGGCCTCGCCTTCGAGGCGCTGCGCCTGGCCGGCGCCGCGCCCGCCGTGCTCAACGCCGCCAACGAAGTGGCGGTGGCCGCCTTTCTCGACGGCCGCCTCGGCTTCAGCGCGATCCCCGTGCTCAACGAGTCGGTGGTGCGCGCGGTGGCGGCCGACTTCGACGCCGATTCGCTCGACAGCCTGATCGCCGCCGACGCCGCTGCGCGCCGCGCCGCCGACGACTGGCTGGGCCGGCGTGACGGCTGA
- the uppS gene encoding polyprenyl diphosphate synthase, whose product MIMDGNGRWAKKRFLPRVAGHKQGVETIREMVKACLDLGVEYLTLFAFSSENWRRPPDEVSFLMGLFIAALEREVVKLDEKNVRLRLIGRRDRFAPEIVRAIETAEARTQGNQGLTLTIAADYGGRWDILQATRALLRDRPDFAAEQEIDEEALTPYLAMAYAPEPDLFIRTGGEARISNFLLWQLAYTELYFTDVFWPDFDRGQLDLAIASYRQRERRFGRTSEQLKDAAC is encoded by the coding sequence ATGATCATGGACGGCAACGGCCGCTGGGCGAAGAAGCGCTTCCTGCCGCGAGTGGCCGGCCACAAGCAGGGCGTCGAGACCATCCGTGAGATGGTCAAGGCCTGCCTCGACCTCGGCGTCGAATACCTGACGCTGTTCGCCTTCTCGAGCGAGAACTGGCGCCGGCCGCCCGACGAGGTGTCCTTTCTCATGGGGCTGTTCATCGCTGCGCTCGAGCGCGAGGTGGTCAAGCTCGACGAGAAGAATGTCCGCCTGCGGCTGATCGGCCGGCGCGACCGTTTCGCGCCGGAGATCGTCCGCGCGATCGAGACGGCCGAGGCCCGTACCCAGGGTAACCAGGGCCTGACACTGACCATCGCCGCCGATTACGGCGGCCGCTGGGACATCCTGCAGGCCACCCGCGCGCTGCTGCGCGATCGGCCCGACTTCGCCGCCGAGCAGGAGATCGACGAAGAGGCGCTGACCCCCTATCTCGCCATGGCCTATGCGCCCGAGCCCGACCTGTTCATCCGTACCGGCGGCGAGGCGCGCATCTCCAATTTCCTGCTGTGGCAGCTCGCCTATACCGAGCTCTACTTCACCGACGTGTTCTGGCCCGATTTCGACCGCGGCCAGCTCGACCTCGCGATCGCCTCCTACCGCCAGCGCGAACGGCGCTTCGGCCGCACCAGCGAACAACTGAAAGACGCCGCATGCTGA
- the bamA gene encoding outer membrane protein assembly factor BamA yields the protein MKPTSISLALLAVFGLSVPAYAFEPFVIKDIRVEGIQRTEAGTVYNYLPVKIGDRIDDDKAAAALKALFATGFYSDVRIEAEKDVLVVSVDERPVIAAIHIEGAKEFESDQLLKALRDNGMAESRTYDQSILAAAEQELKRQYYSRGKYSVMIKTTVTRLERNRVAISFDISEGLVATIKQINLVGNDKYAEKELKDYFQLNTGGWFSWFTKSNQYSKPKLQADIEALRSFYFDNGYMEFNIDSQQVGLSDDKKDIFLTVNLTEGEQFTISEVKFAGDLIVPEEELRKLLDIKAGEVFSRAKINAATERISDRLADEGYAFANVNAVPAVDKDKNQAAFTFYVDPGRKTYVRRVNISGNTRTRDEVVRRELRQLEAAPYAGWKIKRSKERLDLLGYFSEVNVDTPLVADSTDQVDVNVSVTEKQTGNIQVGAGYSQSDGMVLSGSIAQGNIFGSGKYLKLEVNTSKSSKVYAMSFSNPYSTPDGVARGFDIYRRRYEPDNLSIGSYVNDTWGTGLNWAVPVSEYDSIRFGLTGERSKLTVFSSSPQSYIDFVNKYGYLNLTLLGSAGWARDTRDSALFPTRGKLLAVNGELGLPGGDIKYAKLTAQQQWFYPINKNFTALWNVEAGVGRGYGGQKLPFYSNFFVGGVSSVRGYETSSIGPRDAAGDTLGGNRKLVSNLELLFPMPGMKLDKSVRLSAFVDGGSVWGEGQKFKFGDMRYSTGLAFSWLAPVGPMKFSYAKPLNAKEGDKLERFQFSLGQIF from the coding sequence ATGAAACCGACCTCGATCTCGCTCGCCCTCCTGGCTGTCTTCGGCCTTTCCGTTCCCGCCTACGCTTTCGAACCCTTCGTCATCAAGGACATCCGCGTCGAGGGTATCCAGCGGACCGAGGCCGGCACCGTCTACAACTACCTGCCGGTCAAGATCGGCGACCGCATCGACGACGACAAGGCCGCCGCCGCCCTGAAGGCATTGTTCGCCACCGGCTTCTACAGCGACGTGCGCATCGAGGCCGAGAAGGACGTGCTGGTGGTGTCGGTCGACGAGCGCCCGGTGATCGCGGCGATCCATATCGAAGGCGCCAAGGAATTCGAATCCGACCAGTTGCTCAAGGCGCTGCGCGACAACGGCATGGCCGAGAGCCGCACCTACGACCAGTCGATCCTGGCCGCCGCCGAGCAGGAGCTCAAGCGCCAGTACTACAGCCGCGGCAAGTACTCGGTGATGATCAAGACCACCGTGACGCGGCTCGAGCGCAACCGCGTCGCGATCTCCTTCGACATCTCCGAAGGCCTGGTCGCCACCATCAAGCAGATCAACCTGGTCGGCAACGACAAGTACGCCGAGAAGGAGCTGAAGGACTACTTCCAGCTCAACACCGGCGGCTGGTTCAGCTGGTTCACCAAGAGCAACCAGTACTCCAAGCCCAAGCTGCAGGCCGACATCGAAGCGCTGCGCTCGTTCTACTTCGACAACGGCTACATGGAGTTCAACATCGACTCCCAGCAGGTCGGGCTGTCGGACGACAAGAAGGACATCTTCCTCACGGTCAACCTGACCGAGGGCGAGCAGTTCACCATCAGCGAGGTGAAGTTCGCCGGCGACCTGATCGTGCCCGAGGAAGAGCTGCGCAAGCTGCTCGACATCAAGGCCGGCGAGGTGTTCTCGCGCGCCAAGATCAACGCCGCCACCGAGCGCATCTCGGACCGGCTGGCCGACGAGGGCTACGCCTTCGCCAACGTCAACGCGGTGCCGGCGGTCGACAAGGACAAGAACCAGGCCGCCTTCACCTTCTACGTCGACCCGGGCCGCAAGACCTATGTGCGCCGCGTCAACATCAGCGGCAACACCCGCACCCGCGACGAAGTGGTGCGGCGCGAGCTGCGCCAGCTCGAGGCTGCACCCTACGCCGGCTGGAAGATCAAGCGCTCCAAGGAGCGGCTCGACCTGCTCGGCTATTTCTCCGAGGTCAACGTCGACACCCCGCTGGTGGCCGACAGCACCGACCAGGTCGACGTCAACGTCAGCGTGACCGAGAAGCAGACCGGCAACATCCAGGTCGGCGCCGGCTATTCGCAGTCGGACGGCATGGTGCTGTCGGGCTCGATCGCCCAGGGCAATATCTTCGGCAGCGGCAAGTACCTCAAGCTCGAGGTCAACACCAGCAAGAGCAGCAAGGTCTACGCGATGTCGTTCAGCAACCCGTACTCGACGCCCGACGGCGTCGCGCGCGGCTTCGACATCTACCGCCGCCGCTACGAGCCGGACAACCTCAGCATCGGCTCCTACGTCAACGACACCTGGGGTACCGGCCTGAACTGGGCGGTGCCGGTCAGCGAATACGACAGCATCCGCTTCGGCCTCACCGGCGAGCGTTCCAAGCTGACGGTGTTCTCGAGCAGCCCGCAGTCCTACATCGACTTCGTCAACAAGTACGGCTACCTCAACCTGACCCTGCTCGGTTCGGCCGGCTGGGCGCGCGACACGCGCGACAGCGCGCTGTTCCCGACCCGCGGCAAGCTGCTGGCCGTCAACGGCGAACTCGGCCTGCCCGGCGGCGACATCAAGTACGCCAAGCTGACCGCGCAGCAGCAATGGTTCTACCCGATCAACAAGAACTTCACCGCGCTGTGGAACGTCGAGGCCGGCGTCGGCCGCGGCTACGGCGGCCAGAAGCTGCCGTTCTACTCGAACTTCTTCGTCGGCGGCGTCAGCTCGGTGCGCGGTTACGAGACCTCGAGCATCGGCCCGCGCGACGCGGCCGGCGACACGCTCGGCGGCAACCGCAAGCTGGTCAGCAACCTCGAGCTGCTGTTCCCGATGCCGGGCATGAAGCTCGACAAGTCGGTGCGCTTGTCAGCGTTCGTCGACGGCGGTAGCGTCTGGGGCGAAGGCCAGAAGTTCAAATTCGGCGACATGCGCTATTCGACCGGTCTCGCGTTCAGCTGGCTGGCGCCGGTGGGCCCGATGAAATTCAGCTACGCCAAGCCGCTCAACGCCAAGGAAGGCGACAAGCTCGAGCGATTCCAGTTCTCGCTCGGCCAGATCTTCTGA
- the frr gene encoding ribosome recycling factor, protein MIADVKKNTEQKMQKSVENLKANLAKVRTGRAHTGLLDHITVDYYGNPTPINQVASVSLMDARTLSVSPFEKKMGAAIEKAIRDSDLGLNPASMGDVVRVPMPALTEERRRDLIKVVRGEAEDSRVAVRNLRRDANEQMKKALKDKAISEDDERRGQDDVQKLTDRYIAEIDKHLAEKEKELLTV, encoded by the coding sequence ATGATCGCCGACGTGAAAAAGAATACCGAACAGAAGATGCAGAAGTCGGTGGAGAACCTGAAGGCCAATCTGGCCAAGGTGCGCACCGGCCGGGCCCATACCGGGCTGCTCGACCATATCACCGTCGACTACTACGGCAATCCGACCCCGATCAACCAGGTCGCCAGCGTGTCGCTGATGGATGCGCGCACGCTGTCGGTGTCGCCGTTCGAGAAGAAGATGGGCGCCGCCATCGAGAAGGCGATCCGCGATTCCGACCTCGGCCTCAATCCGGCCTCGATGGGCGACGTGGTGCGCGTGCCGATGCCTGCGCTGACCGAGGAACGCCGGCGCGACCTGATCAAGGTGGTGCGCGGCGAGGCCGAAGACAGCCGGGTCGCCGTGCGCAACCTGCGCCGCGACGCCAACGAGCAGATGAAGAAGGCGCTCAAGGACAAGGCGATCTCGGAAGACGACGAGCGCCGCGGCCAGGACGACGTGCAGAAGCTGACCGATCGCTACATCGCCGAGATCGACAAGCACCTGGCGGAAAAAGAAAAAGAGTTGTTGACGGTCTGA
- the pyrH gene encoding UMP kinase yields the protein MSQSPIYKRILLKLSGEALMGEDSYGINRATVERIVAEVKEVAELGVQVAVVIGGGNIFRGVAPAAAGMDRATADYMGMLATVMNAMALQDAMRQQGLVSRVQSALTIQQVAEPYIRPKAIQYLEEGKVVIFGAGTGNPFFTTDTAAALRGMEMNADIVLKATKVDGVYTDDPKKNPDAVRYSELTFDEAISKNLKVMDATALALCRDQNMNIRVFSIFKVGALKRVVLGEDEGTLVHC from the coding sequence ATGAGCCAAAGCCCCATCTACAAACGCATCCTCCTCAAGCTTTCGGGTGAAGCGCTGATGGGCGAGGACAGCTACGGCATCAACCGTGCGACCGTCGAGCGCATCGTCGCCGAGGTCAAGGAGGTGGCCGAGCTCGGCGTGCAGGTGGCGGTGGTGATCGGCGGCGGCAACATCTTCCGCGGCGTCGCCCCGGCGGCGGCCGGCATGGACCGCGCGACCGCCGACTACATGGGCATGCTGGCCACGGTGATGAACGCCATGGCCTTGCAGGACGCCATGCGCCAGCAGGGCCTGGTCAGCCGCGTGCAGTCGGCGCTGACCATCCAGCAGGTGGCCGAGCCCTATATCCGGCCCAAGGCGATCCAGTACCTCGAAGAGGGCAAGGTGGTGATCTTCGGCGCCGGCACCGGCAACCCGTTCTTCACTACCGATACCGCGGCCGCGCTGCGCGGCATGGAGATGAACGCCGACATCGTGCTCAAGGCCACCAAGGTCGACGGCGTCTACACCGACGATCCGAAGAAGAACCCCGATGCGGTGCGCTACTCCGAGCTGACCTTCGACGAGGCGATCAGCAAGAACCTCAAGGTGATGGACGCGACCGCGCTGGCGCTGTGCCGCGACCAGAACATGAACATCCGCGTGTTCAGCATCTTCAAGGTCGGCGCGCTCAAGCGCGTGGTGCTCGGCGAGGACGAGGGCACGCTGGTACACTGCTGA